GGCAAATTCGTCTATAAGTTCAATAACAGAAGGAACTTCTACCATCATTCCGATTGATGGGTTATCTTTGTAAGGTATTTCTGCATCTTTAAGTTGATTCATACATTCGATTACAGATTGTTTAGCTTCTCTAAATTCGTCAAGAGAAGAAATCATCGGAAACATTATACTAAGTTTTTCTACTTCATGACCGGCTCTAAGTATAGCTCTTATTTGTTGATAGAAAATGTCTTTGTTTTGAAGGGAAAATCTTATGCCCCTCAATCCTAAATCCGGATTTGCTTGACCTGAACTTATATCTAAATATGATAAAGCTTTTTCTCCTCCTATATCAAGGGTTCTGATAGTTATTTCCTTCTCTTTCATTTCGTTGCATAACCGTTTATAAATGATGTGCTGTTCTTCTTCTGACGGAAAAGTAGTTCTAATTAGAAAAGGAAATTCAGTTCTATAAAGCCCAATTCCTTCAGCCATTAACTCCTTTGCAAGGGATAACTGGGTTAGTAGATTTATGTTAGCAAAAAGATGAACCTGAATTCCGTCCTTTGTTTCAGTTATAGGCTTCATTTTTAATGAAAAAATGGAAGCTTTTTCTTTTATTTCTTGCTGCTTTTCAAACTGAGTTATAATATCTTTAGGAGGAGACACATATATATTGCCAGTTTCTCCGTCAAGTATCGCTAAAATATCATCTGGAAGCTTTAGTAATTCTGGATGATTAGCTATAATTAAAGGAATTTGAAGGGATCTTGCAAGAATTGCTACATGGGATGTAATACCTCCGCTGGCAAGAATAATTCCTTTTACTTCTTGCGACGCTAATTTCATTATATCAGAAGGGTATAGTTCTTTTGCAACTATTATACTCTCTTTTGACAGTTGTACCTCATCATTTTGTGGGAATTTTAAATTTTTTAGTATTCTTCCAGCAAGATCTTCTATATCATTTGATTTTTCCCTCATATAAGCATTTTGGCTTTTTGAAAATATAGATATATATCGATTTGCCACCGTTCTTACAGCTTCAAAAGGGTGCAGTCCATCAATTATTTGCTTTACCATATCATCAAGAAAATGATCTTCTTTTAATATCATAAAATGAGCTGTAAATATTAATGAAGCGCTTTCAGGAAGCCGTTCGGCAAATTTTTCTTGAAAATCTTTTAATTCATTCCCAGTTTTTTCTACGGCTTTATAAAAGTCGCCAAGAGTAAAGTTAGAA
This portion of the Desulfobacterales bacterium genome encodes:
- the ptsP gene encoding phosphoenolpyruvate--protein phosphotransferase; translation: MKNKSHLSLVCNISELASLLSETKKIDTFLNQATVMVARHLNANVCSIYLYEEKTNDLVLKATIGLNIDAVGKIKMKPGEGLVGNTFENLNVIREGKVVDNPKFKYFYEAGEDNYQSFLSVPIQRGSKRLGVLVVEHIIPDYFDEIDSMALRAIASQLAGSIEYAKLLMDIGRDEEKPDIINIEKDPLIVKGTVASKGYAFGRLKVFQKGSAYLLSENVDYDSNFTLGDFYKAVEKTGNELKDFQEKFAERLPESASLIFTAHFMILKEDHFLDDMVKQIIDGLHPFEAVRTVANRYISIFSKSQNAYMREKSNDIEDLAGRILKNLKFPQNDEVQLSKESIIVAKELYPSDIMKLASQEVKGIILASGGITSHVAILARSLQIPLIIANHPELLKLPDDILAILDGETGNIYVSPPKDIITQFEKQQEIKEKASIFSLKMKPITETKDGIQVHLFANINLLTQLSLAKELMAEGIGLYRTEFPFLIRTTFPSEEEQHIIYKRLCNEMKEKEITIRTLDIGGEKALSYLDISSGQANPDLGLRGIRFSLQNKDIFYQQIRAILRAGHEVEKLSIMFPMISSLDEFREAKQSVIECMNQLKDAEIPYKDNPSIGMMVEVPSVIELIDEFAHEADFFSIGTNDFVQYMLAVDRANEKVASYYQPYHPSVLRGIAKIAEAGKKWNIGVSICGEMAHQLEYIPFLLGVGIRKLSIDPQFLPIVQKFIMDININDAQEKASKIIRESTTNGIKKLLNS